One window of Chamaesiphon minutus PCC 6605 genomic DNA carries:
- a CDS encoding class I SAM-dependent methyltransferase produces the protein MSDAYSYNVEQIKEHYELEKSLAKRLRNSTKQERQYLYTELYDELFTKIYFLPQLSVKADPAAAAWIVAQRMQLIESFLIPDLIFLEIGPGDCTLSLEITKHVKKVYALDVSNEITKNLAMPDNFELIISDGCSIPLPDNSVNLAYSHQLMEHLHPDDAVEQLQAVCRTLVPGGTYICITPNRLSGPHDVSQYFDEVATGFHLKEYLLSELYQLFCTAGFSKVSLYKSYKTTHLQIPLSSLTMWLFVAIESFLQILPFPLRRKIASLPMLFRGMTVVGVK, from the coding sequence ATGTCAGATGCTTATAGCTACAATGTCGAACAGATTAAAGAACATTATGAGCTTGAGAAAAGTTTAGCAAAGCGATTGCGAAACTCAACTAAACAAGAACGTCAATACTTATATACAGAGCTATATGATGAATTATTTACTAAAATTTATTTTCTCCCACAGTTAAGTGTGAAAGCCGATCCAGCAGCGGCTGCCTGGATCGTAGCCCAGCGGATGCAGTTGATTGAGAGTTTCCTAATTCCCGATCTTATCTTTCTGGAAATTGGACCTGGAGATTGTACTCTCTCCCTAGAGATTACAAAACACGTTAAAAAAGTTTATGCACTAGATGTTTCTAATGAGATTACCAAAAATTTAGCGATGCCAGACAACTTTGAACTAATTATCTCGGATGGCTGTTCCATCCCGCTCCCCGATAACTCGGTTAACCTAGCATACAGCCATCAATTGATGGAACATTTACATCCTGATGATGCAGTCGAACAACTCCAAGCTGTCTGTCGCACGCTGGTTCCTGGTGGTACCTATATCTGTATCACACCCAATCGATTATCTGGCCCTCACGATGTCTCACAGTATTTTGATGAGGTAGCAACTGGATTTCATTTGAAAGAATATCTACTCAGTGAGCTATATCAACTGTTTTGTACAGCCGGATTTTCCAAAGTGAGTCTCTACAAAAGCTATAAAACGACTCATCTTCAAATCCCCCTATCTTCGCTTACTATGTGGCTATTTGTGGCGATCGAATCATTTCTGCAGATTTTACCCTTCCCGCTGCGACGGAAAATTGCCAGTTTGCCAATGCTGTTTAGAGGCATGACTGTTGTTGGTGTCAAATAG
- a CDS encoding glycosyltransferase, translating to MPELNPRVAFFLGSFGGGGIERITAHLAHNFVKLGVKVDLILNRADSTHLWQMPVETRVIDLNARNVYLSLPGLVRYIKKERPIALLATDHYLNEIALLAKQIAGVPLRLVVAEHNQLSKTARNATKLKIRLVPMFVRILYPWADAIIAVSQGVARDLAEIASLPLASIETIYNPVISSQMFEQAREPVEHPWFSSAEVPVILGVGKLEQQKDFPNLIRAFAKVRQVRPTRLVILGWGPDRPELEALIQAMGLQDDVDLPGHVQNPYAYMARSAVFVLSSAWEGLGVVLIEAMALGIPVVSTDCESGPSEILADGKYGYLTPVGDSDALADAILQVLSGRVKSIDSISLARFDVETATQKYLKILGVT from the coding sequence ATGCCCGAACTAAATCCTCGCGTAGCTTTCTTTCTCGGCTCATTTGGTGGCGGCGGCATCGAGCGGATTACAGCTCATCTGGCACATAATTTTGTCAAGTTGGGTGTGAAAGTTGACCTAATCCTCAACAGAGCCGATAGTACTCATCTATGGCAAATGCCAGTGGAAACTAGGGTCATCGACTTAAATGCCCGTAACGTGTATCTGAGTCTGCCAGGACTAGTGCGTTATATCAAGAAAGAGCGACCAATAGCCTTGCTGGCAACCGATCATTACCTCAATGAAATTGCGCTGTTGGCCAAACAGATCGCGGGAGTCCCACTGCGGCTGGTTGTCGCTGAACATAACCAACTTTCAAAAACAGCTAGGAATGCAACCAAACTGAAGATACGATTGGTACCTATGTTCGTTCGGATCTTGTATCCCTGGGCTGATGCCATTATTGCCGTTTCTCAAGGAGTTGCTCGAGACCTTGCTGAGATCGCTTCGCTACCGTTAGCAAGCATTGAGACAATTTACAACCCAGTAATTAGTTCCCAAATGTTTGAGCAGGCTAGAGAGCCAGTGGAGCATCCTTGGTTTAGCTCGGCAGAGGTGCCAGTGATTTTGGGTGTTGGTAAATTGGAACAGCAAAAAGATTTTCCCAATCTGATCCGCGCTTTTGCAAAAGTACGACAAGTAAGACCCACGCGTCTGGTTATCTTGGGCTGGGGACCTGACCGCCCAGAACTAGAAGCTCTCATCCAAGCTATGGGTCTGCAAGATGATGTGGATTTGCCTGGACACGTCCAGAATCCCTATGCCTATATGGCGCGATCAGCAGTATTTGTCCTGTCATCTGCTTGGGAAGGCTTAGGGGTAGTCCTAATTGAAGCAATGGCGTTAGGCATCCCGGTCGTATCTACCGATTGTGAAAGTGGCCCATCAGAGATCTTAGCTGATGGTAAATATGGCTACTTGACTCCTGTAGGAGACAGCGACGCCCTGGCAGATGCCATTCTACAGGTGTTATCGGGTCGAGTTAAATCTATCGACTCAATCTCGCTGGCTCGGTTTGATGTGGAAACTGCCACCCAAAAGTATCTCAAAATTTTAGGTGTTACTTGA
- a CDS encoding glycosyltransferase family 4 protein, with product MKYSAPARQSIYNSPRLMLFDLALGGHHGNYIQHLVERAYQQGFRGAIDIVVLPQFADIHQDTVAAIDRNQDVPIDLVPISAAEATSLGSRHSGLSRALRNVREWQIFCKYAKDLQTTHALIMYLDTCELPLAMGMQSPCPFSGIYFRPTFHYKMFENYCPDRHDKLQYWRERLTFSRISNNPQLQTMFCLDPFAVKAIASQHHTTKIVHLADPVQPYPAMPSDLATLKTELGIEAHRRVFLLFGGLDERKGIYQLLEAIQLLSSELCDRLCLLLVGGTDPARQATIHQKIAVIRQTLPLQAIEHYDFIPEADVPPYFQLADVILAPYQRHVGMSGILLLAAAAGKPVLSSDYGLMGELARRYQLGLVVDSTKPTEIARALATFLSVSPPTLSNPSQMKLFAEQNSIELYASTIFKQLFPDLL from the coding sequence ATGAAGTATTCAGCCCCTGCCCGACAGTCGATCTACAACTCGCCTCGGCTAATGTTATTCGACCTAGCGTTGGGAGGGCATCACGGTAATTATATTCAACATCTAGTCGAGCGGGCATACCAGCAAGGATTTAGGGGGGCGATTGATATCGTTGTTTTACCGCAGTTTGCGGACATCCATCAAGATACAGTTGCGGCGATCGACCGCAACCAAGATGTGCCAATCGATTTAGTCCCGATTTCAGCAGCAGAAGCAACGTCATTAGGCTCCCGTCATTCGGGGCTGAGTCGCGCACTCCGTAACGTGCGCGAATGGCAAATTTTTTGCAAATATGCCAAAGATTTGCAAACAACCCACGCGTTAATCATGTATTTAGATACTTGCGAACTCCCACTAGCGATGGGGATGCAGTCACCCTGTCCATTTTCGGGGATCTACTTTAGACCGACTTTTCACTACAAGATGTTTGAAAATTACTGTCCCGATCGCCACGACAAGCTTCAATATTGGCGAGAACGGTTAACCTTCTCGCGGATCTCGAACAACCCCCAACTTCAGACCATGTTTTGTCTCGATCCCTTTGCGGTTAAGGCAATCGCGTCCCAACACCATACTACTAAGATCGTCCATCTTGCCGACCCAGTTCAACCTTACCCCGCGATGCCATCAGATCTGGCAACTTTAAAAACAGAGTTGGGGATCGAAGCACATCGGCGTGTATTTTTGCTATTTGGTGGTTTGGACGAGCGCAAAGGAATTTATCAACTTTTAGAGGCGATCCAATTATTATCGTCAGAACTTTGCGATCGCCTTTGCTTACTATTAGTGGGTGGAACCGATCCGGCACGACAAGCAACTATTCACCAAAAAATTGCAGTAATTCGTCAAACATTACCACTTCAAGCGATCGAGCATTACGATTTTATTCCCGAAGCAGATGTCCCTCCTTATTTTCAATTGGCAGATGTCATCTTGGCTCCCTATCAACGTCATGTTGGTATGAGTGGAATCCTGCTGCTGGCGGCGGCGGCAGGCAAACCTGTATTGAGTTCTGATTATGGTTTAATGGGCGAGTTGGCACGGCGATACCAGTTAGGTTTAGTGGTAGATTCTACCAAACCGACAGAAATTGCTCGGGCACTTGCTACTTTTCTATCGGTGTCACCGCCAACATTATCCAATCCCAGTCAAATGAAACTATTTGCCGAACAAAACTCGATCGAGCTATATGCCAGCACAATTTTTAAACAATTATTTCCCGATCTCTTGTAA
- a CDS encoding glycosyltransferase family 4 protein, translating to MKVLHLSTFDLVGGAARAAYRTHQAMLGINIDSKLIVQHKQSSDPTVIAAEGKLFAKLRSAGDDSVLNFYQHRQHMFSPQWFPDALIKSVDRFTPDLINLNWVCNGFVAVETLTKFKQPLVWTLQDMWAFTGGCHYTGGCDRYTQACGNCPQLQSHREADLSRSVWQRKARMWKNLNLTVVAPSEWMAKCAQTSSLFSDVRVEVIPFGLDTNIFKPIDSSIARELLNLPQAKHLVLFGAIDATGDPRKGFHLLQQALNRLLETGWGDRIELVVFGSAKPDRPLDLGFPVHYLGKLQDDLSLQIAYAAADVMIAPSIEEAFGQTASESLACGTPVVVFANTGLADIVDCHQNGYVAQYCDTADLARGIAWVLEDSERHCRLRQAAREKAEREYAMQVQAHRYQALFHKILDRSKSNPTR from the coding sequence ATGAAAGTCTTACACTTGAGTACTTTCGACCTGGTCGGTGGTGCAGCAAGAGCAGCCTATCGTACCCATCAGGCTATGCTCGGAATTAACATTGACTCCAAGTTAATCGTTCAACATAAACAGAGTAGCGATCCCACAGTGATTGCTGCCGAAGGTAAGTTGTTTGCCAAATTGCGCTCGGCAGGAGATGATTCTGTTCTCAATTTCTATCAACATCGCCAACATATGTTCTCACCGCAGTGGTTTCCCGATGCGTTGATTAAGAGCGTAGATCGATTTACTCCCGATTTGATCAATCTCAACTGGGTTTGTAATGGTTTCGTAGCTGTGGAAACTTTGACGAAGTTCAAACAGCCATTAGTCTGGACGCTCCAAGATATGTGGGCCTTTACAGGCGGCTGTCATTATACTGGAGGCTGCGATCGCTATACGCAAGCCTGTGGTAATTGTCCCCAACTCCAAAGTCATCGCGAAGCAGATCTGTCGCGCTCGGTGTGGCAGCGCAAAGCTAGGATGTGGAAAAACCTCAACCTTACGGTAGTTGCCCCTAGTGAGTGGATGGCAAAATGCGCCCAAACCTCCTCCCTGTTTAGCGATGTGCGGGTAGAAGTAATTCCCTTTGGACTGGATACTAATATATTTAAGCCGATCGATTCCAGCATCGCCAGAGAGTTGTTGAATTTACCCCAAGCCAAGCACCTAGTTCTATTTGGAGCGATCGATGCCACAGGCGATCCCCGCAAGGGCTTTCACCTGCTGCAACAGGCTCTAAATCGTTTGCTAGAGACGGGTTGGGGCGATCGGATCGAACTAGTTGTCTTCGGCTCTGCTAAGCCGGATCGGCCCCTAGACTTAGGCTTTCCCGTGCATTATTTGGGCAAGTTACAAGACGATCTATCTCTGCAAATTGCCTATGCTGCTGCCGATGTGATGATTGCCCCCTCAATTGAGGAGGCATTCGGGCAGACAGCTTCCGAATCTCTCGCCTGTGGTACGCCTGTAGTCGTGTTTGCCAATACTGGCTTAGCAGACATTGTCGATTGCCACCAAAATGGATATGTAGCCCAGTACTGTGATACAGCAGATCTGGCGAGGGGGATCGCGTGGGTGCTGGAGGACTCAGAGCGACATTGCCGCTTGCGACAGGCGGCACGGGAGAAAGCAGAGCGCGAGTATGCGATGCAAGTCCAAGCACATCGATACCAAGCCCTATTCCACAAAATTCTCGATCGGTCAAAATCCAATCCCACTCGTTAG